Proteins encoded within one genomic window of bacterium:
- a CDS encoding ABC transporter permease subunit, whose protein sequence is MKLLVICRRELSAYFGSVAAYVLLAVFLVLSGYFFYSDLIFFILFGGFTLATGLWQFVFLDMRMVAMLILPLLTMRLLAEEKKLGTMELLWTYPVRDGEIVLGKFLAALLFYLAMLLPTAAGPVVFHHYHAFDVPPVLAGYLGMVLLGAAFIACGLFVSSLTENQVVSAMVTYGIIVLFWFITWNEEAATHDIMRWLLGVSLFDRFFNFTRGVIDTRDVVFFVLFTGFFLFLTWQSLATRSWRGVR, encoded by the coding sequence ATGAAGCTGCTGGTCATCTGCCGGCGCGAGCTGTCCGCCTACTTCGGGTCGGTCGCCGCCTACGTCCTGCTCGCCGTCTTCCTCGTGCTGAGCGGGTACTTCTTCTACAGCGACCTCATCTTCTTCATCCTCTTCGGCGGCTTCACGCTCGCCACCGGCCTGTGGCAGTTCGTCTTCCTCGACATGCGCATGGTGGCGATGCTGATCCTGCCGCTGCTCACCATGCGGCTGCTCGCCGAGGAGAAGAAGCTCGGCACCATGGAGCTGCTGTGGACGTATCCGGTGCGCGACGGCGAGATCGTGCTCGGCAAGTTCCTCGCCGCCCTGCTCTTCTACCTCGCCATGCTGCTGCCGACCGCGGCGGGACCGGTCGTCTTCCACCACTACCACGCGTTCGACGTGCCGCCGGTGCTCGCCGGCTATCTCGGCATGGTGCTGCTCGGCGCCGCTTTCATCGCCTGCGGCCTCTTCGTCTCCTCGCTGACCGAGAACCAGGTGGTCAGCGCCATGGTGACCTACGGCATCATCGTCCTGTTCTGGTTCATCACCTGGAACGAGGAGGCGGCGACGCACGACATCATGCGCTGGCTGCTCGGCGTCTCGCTGTTCGACCGCTTCTTCAACTTCACCCGCGGCGTCATCGACACCCGCGACGTCGTCTTCTTCGTCCTCTTCACCGGTTTCTTCCTCTTCCTCACCTGGCAGTCGCTCGCCACCCGGAGCTGGCGGGGGGTGCGCTGA
- a CDS encoding GldG family protein, protein MAARPLLSPSLRGWLQLGVQVALVLVLLIVLELLATRHNQRFDLTPAKTFELSGSARQVAAGLDRPLRVTAFYNSQSADSRRDMNDLLEQFAVAAPDFTYRLVDLDRSPALAGKYNVSSYNSGVLEAGDDLIRLRSIDEAELTAALLSLSRARQRTVCFLTGHAERSPEDTDERAGYSELGRALTRERFGVDVLRTLPRQGVPTHCTVLVLAGPSKDLLPGEADALLGYLRGGGRVLLLVDPDAPPSVIDFLRGVGIEARRDLIVDEQNRFVGADSFMPQVLRFRAETFHNALTSPAVLSLARPVGPLGDDRPPGITVTSIAATSPDSWAMADTVTPPEGEPRFRREVDHPGPLSVGVLATFAPEAADAPPGQLMVFGDSDFATNFYLDLLGNRDLILSAIAVLAEDPALVAVRRKSQPGGTLSPISLTAAESRTVFWASVLVMPLAALLIGSLVGVRRLRQRGGR, encoded by the coding sequence ATGGCGGCGCGTCCGCTGCTGTCGCCGTCGCTGCGCGGCTGGCTGCAGCTCGGCGTCCAGGTCGCGCTCGTCCTCGTCCTGCTGATCGTTCTCGAGCTGCTGGCGACGCGCCACAACCAGCGCTTCGACCTGACGCCGGCCAAGACCTTCGAGCTGTCGGGAAGCGCCCGCCAGGTCGCCGCCGGCCTCGACCGGCCGCTGCGCGTCACCGCCTTCTACAACAGCCAGAGCGCCGACAGCCGGCGCGACATGAACGATCTGCTCGAGCAGTTCGCGGTGGCGGCGCCGGACTTCACCTACCGTCTGGTCGATCTCGACCGCTCGCCGGCGCTGGCCGGCAAGTACAACGTGTCGAGCTACAACAGCGGCGTCCTCGAAGCCGGTGACGACCTCATCCGCCTGCGCTCGATCGACGAAGCCGAGCTCACCGCCGCCCTGCTCAGCCTGAGCCGCGCCCGGCAGCGCACCGTCTGCTTCCTCACCGGGCACGCCGAGCGCAGCCCGGAGGACACCGACGAGCGCGCCGGCTACTCCGAGCTCGGCCGGGCGCTGACGCGCGAGCGCTTCGGCGTCGACGTCCTGCGCACCCTGCCGCGCCAGGGCGTGCCGACGCACTGCACGGTGCTGGTGCTCGCCGGCCCCTCCAAGGACCTGCTCCCGGGCGAAGCGGATGCGCTGCTCGGCTACCTGCGCGGCGGCGGGCGCGTGCTCCTGCTGGTCGATCCCGATGCGCCCCCCTCGGTGATCGACTTCCTGCGCGGCGTCGGCATCGAGGCCAGGCGCGACCTCATCGTCGACGAGCAGAACCGCTTCGTCGGCGCCGACAGCTTCATGCCGCAGGTGCTGCGCTTCCGCGCCGAGACCTTCCACAACGCCCTGACCTCGCCGGCGGTGCTGTCGCTGGCGCGCCCGGTCGGCCCGCTCGGCGACGACCGTCCCCCCGGCATCACCGTGACCTCGATCGCCGCCACCAGCCCCGACAGTTGGGCGATGGCCGACACCGTCACGCCGCCCGAGGGCGAGCCGCGCTTCCGGCGCGAGGTCGATCACCCGGGGCCGCTCTCGGTCGGCGTCCTCGCCACGTTCGCACCCGAGGCCGCGGACGCGCCTCCGGGCCAACTGATGGTGTTCGGCGACTCCGACTTCGCGACCAACTTCTACCTGGATCTGCTCGGCAACCGCGACCTGATCCTCAGCGCCATCGCGGTGCTGGCCGAGGACCCGGCGCTGGTGGCGGTGCGGCGCAAGAGCCAGCCGGGTGGAACGCTGTCGCCGATCTCGCTCACCGCCGCCGAGAGCCGCACCGTGTTCTGGGCCTCGGTGCTGGTGATGCCGCTGGCCGCGCTGCTGATCGGATCGCTGGTCGGCGTCCGCCGCCTGCGCCAGCGCGGAGGACGCTGA
- a CDS encoding VOC family protein: protein MTPTTLHHCSIRVANLARAIAFYEGVLGLRPLPRPDFGIPGRWYGIGGGQLHLIEGAPPPPALDPSGPHFALAVDDLAAARRELADLGIATLDPGGNQLWLQDPDGNVIELTDAPR, encoded by the coding sequence ATGACGCCGACGACGCTGCATCACTGCTCGATCCGCGTGGCGAATCTGGCGCGCGCCATCGCATTCTATGAAGGGGTGCTCGGGCTGCGCCCGCTGCCGCGTCCGGACTTCGGGATCCCGGGCCGCTGGTACGGGATCGGCGGTGGGCAGTTGCACCTGATCGAGGGCGCGCCGCCGCCGCCGGCGCTCGATCCCAGCGGCCCGCACTTCGCCCTCGCGGTCGACGATCTCGCTGCGGCGCGCCGCGAGCTGGCCGACCTCGGCATCGCGACGCTGGATCCGGGCGGCAATCAGCTCTGGCTCCAGGACCCCGACGGCAACGTCATCGAGCTCACCGATGCGCCGCGCTGA
- a CDS encoding LysR family transcriptional regulator: MHIETLKVFCDVVETGSFSLAASQNFITQSAVSQQLRALEAKYRCKLLERSRGGAKPTPQGAILYRTSREIIDRFQDVEAELQHSCAVVGGHLRLAIVYSVGLHELPPYLKEYLRNYPEVNVHVEYSRPNKIYENVIAQQIDLGIVAYPQKHPQIIITPLREDHLVLACAPQHPLANAKKISVSRLDGETMVGYERDIATRKATDQMLRNHHVNVHYAAEFDNIETIKRAVEIGQGVAIVPLPAIRLEVEHGLLKVVRLTDETLLRPLGIIHKRGRHLSPAAEKFVDILRRDDIA, encoded by the coding sequence ATGCATATCGAGACCTTGAAAGTCTTTTGCGACGTGGTCGAGACGGGCAGCTTCTCCCTGGCGGCCTCGCAGAACTTCATCACCCAGTCCGCGGTCAGCCAGCAGTTGCGGGCCCTCGAGGCCAAGTACCGGTGCAAGCTGCTGGAGCGCAGCCGCGGCGGCGCCAAGCCGACGCCGCAGGGCGCCATCCTGTACCGGACGAGCCGCGAGATCATCGACCGCTTCCAGGACGTCGAGGCCGAGCTGCAGCACAGTTGCGCGGTGGTCGGCGGCCACCTGCGGCTGGCCATCGTCTACAGCGTCGGCCTGCACGAGCTGCCGCCGTACCTGAAGGAGTACCTGCGCAACTACCCGGAGGTGAACGTCCACGTCGAGTACTCGCGGCCGAACAAGATCTACGAGAACGTCATCGCGCAGCAGATCGACCTCGGCATCGTCGCCTACCCGCAGAAGCACCCGCAGATCATCATCACGCCGCTGCGCGAGGACCATCTGGTGCTCGCCTGCGCGCCGCAGCACCCGCTCGCCAACGCCAAGAAGATCTCCGTCTCGCGGCTCGACGGCGAGACGATGGTCGGCTACGAGCGCGACATCGCCACCCGCAAGGCGACCGACCAGATGCTGCGCAACCACCACGTGAACGTCCACTACGCGGCCGAGTTCGACAACATCGAGACCATCAAGCGGGCGGTGGAGATCGGCCAGGGCGTCGCCATCGTGCCCCTGCCGGCCATCCGCCTCGAGGTCGAGCACGGGCTGCTGAAGGTCGTGCGGCTCACCGACGAGACGCTCCTGCGGCCGCTGGGCATCATCCACAAGCGCGGCCGCCACCTATCGCCGGCGGCGGAGAAGTTCGTCGACATCCTCCGCCGGGACGACATCGCGTAG
- a CDS encoding A/G-specific adenine glycosylase, whose protein sequence is MRRPRPAPPAAAVRRFQRLLLAWYRANGRRLPWRRTRDPYRILVSEVMLQQTQVERVKGFYRRFVRQYPSFAALAAADEPQVREAWEGLGYYARARNLQRTARIVVAEHAGRLPADAQRIRALPGIGRYTAGAVLSIAFGRDEPILDTNAARVLQRWFGIRVRGGKAVLHRRLWDLAAQVTPAGAAGDFNQAIMDLGATICQARRADCPACPVRRGCAARKTDRG, encoded by the coding sequence ATGCGCCGCCCGCGCCCCGCCCCGCCCGCCGCCGCCGTGCGGCGCTTCCAGCGCCTCCTGCTGGCCTGGTACCGCGCCAACGGCCGCCGATTGCCGTGGCGGCGGACCCGCGATCCGTATCGGATCCTGGTCTCGGAGGTGATGTTGCAGCAGACCCAGGTGGAGCGGGTGAAGGGATTCTACCGGCGTTTCGTCCGCCAGTACCCCTCGTTCGCCGCCCTGGCGGCGGCCGACGAACCGCAGGTGCGCGAAGCCTGGGAGGGGCTCGGCTACTACGCCCGCGCCCGCAACCTGCAGCGCACGGCGCGCATCGTCGTCGCGGAGCATGCGGGTCGCCTGCCGGCGGACGCGCAGCGCATCCGCGCGCTGCCCGGCATCGGCCGCTACACCGCCGGGGCGGTGCTCAGCATCGCCTTCGGCCGGGACGAGCCGATCCTCGACACCAACGCGGCGCGGGTGCTGCAGCGCTGGTTCGGGATCCGCGTCCGCGGCGGCAAGGCCGTGTTGCACCGCCGTCTGTGGGATCTCGCGGCCCAGGTCACGCCCGCCGGCGCCGCCGGCGACTTCAACCAGGCGATCATGGACCTCGGCGCCACCATCTGTCAGGCGCGCCGCGCCGACTGTCCCGCCTGCCCGGTGCGCCGCGGTTGCGCGGCGCGGAAGACGGACCGCGGATAG
- a CDS encoding lipo-like protein codes for MVASKPIRKLRRWLIAECTRLLTQPLATYVQRVPNNVDTLQRTLRKGDVLLVEGDQRISQVIRYLTQSSWSHCALYVGDELLQRDPARADELRARFGDAAQHLLIEAEAGDGVVVSPLAKYERYNIRICRPQGLHREDVDAVMSHVIDHLGVRYNVRHLFELARFFFPVSLVPRRWRRAALAFGGSRSGRAAICSTMIAEAFARVGYPILPEVVLIDAGAPGPWWRRWMGYHSGLPAVRFRRANTSVITPRDFDLSPYFEVVKFNHLGDPRFDYRQIVWEDAPHAHDANGNGNGSEIAAATAPPAPAAPATLERPAGPRRRLLRLRPAFLNRSSAS; via the coding sequence ATGGTCGCCTCGAAGCCCATCCGCAAGCTGCGGCGCTGGTTGATCGCCGAGTGCACTCGGCTCCTCACCCAGCCGCTCGCCACCTACGTCCAGCGCGTCCCGAACAACGTCGACACGCTGCAGCGCACGCTGCGCAAGGGCGACGTGCTGCTGGTCGAGGGCGACCAGCGCATCAGCCAGGTGATCCGCTACCTGACGCAGAGCTCGTGGTCGCACTGCGCGCTGTACGTCGGCGACGAGCTGCTGCAGCGCGACCCGGCGCGCGCCGACGAGCTGCGGGCTCGCTTCGGCGACGCCGCCCAGCACCTGCTCATCGAGGCCGAGGCCGGCGACGGCGTCGTCGTCAGCCCGCTCGCCAAGTACGAGCGCTACAACATCCGCATCTGCCGACCGCAGGGGCTGCATCGCGAGGACGTGGACGCGGTGATGAGCCACGTCATCGACCACCTCGGCGTGCGCTACAACGTCCGCCACCTCTTCGAGCTGGCGCGCTTCTTCTTCCCGGTGAGCCTGGTGCCGCGGCGCTGGCGGCGCGCCGCGCTCGCCTTCGGCGGCTCGCGCTCGGGACGGGCGGCGATCTGCTCGACCATGATCGCCGAGGCCTTCGCGCGCGTCGGCTATCCGATCCTGCCCGAGGTGGTGCTGATCGACGCCGGCGCGCCCGGCCCGTGGTGGCGGCGCTGGATGGGTTACCACAGCGGTTTGCCGGCGGTCCGCTTCCGGCGCGCCAACACGTCGGTGATCACGCCGCGCGACTTCGACCTGTCGCCCTACTTCGAGGTGGTGAAGTTCAACCACCTCGGCGATCCGCGCTTCGATTACCGGCAGATCGTCTGGGAGGATGCGCCGCACGCGCACGATGCCAACGGCAATGGCAATGGCAGCGAGATCGCCGCCGCGACGGCGCCGCCGGCGCCCGCCGCGCCGGCGACGCTGGAGCGACCGGCGGGACCGCGACGCCGGTTGCTGCGTCTGCGGCCCGCCTTTCTCAATCGCTCGAGCGCGAGCTGA
- a CDS encoding gluconate 2-dehydrogenase subunit 3 family protein, with protein sequence MPGIDELFRIAVRRRRFLQGVAVASGALLAPRWARRAGATAPAPLAGFLSDEQYRAVEALTARLVSADDGQPGARECGVADYVQGLLSAFPGADANADGRVSAADLTAVGLATGGSDPNADANGDGVVDDGDRATTVASLFGGPVLAGPPAFAGRPIFAGGPFSDRNPYPDARTGTPSNDFPANAFASALPLSRLQRLAWTVRLLGADAVPEVRDNPLARTLADVDLRARYRDGLALVASISAADYGAPFAQLAPAQQDAVIAKLKRQLRPFYDLLVDHTIEGMLCAPEYGGNRDLAGWTLVGFDGDSQPLGYTIFDETIGDYRERPDKPNSRLDPDDPCSGFSPGMTQFLRVVLVQLAGATEFPTPFCFDE encoded by the coding sequence ATGCCCGGGATCGACGAGCTCTTTCGCATCGCCGTGCGCCGGCGTCGCTTCCTGCAGGGCGTTGCCGTCGCCTCGGGCGCCCTGCTCGCGCCGCGCTGGGCGCGCCGCGCCGGCGCCACGGCGCCGGCGCCGTTGGCCGGCTTCCTCAGCGACGAGCAGTACCGCGCCGTCGAAGCGCTGACGGCGCGCCTGGTGTCGGCGGACGACGGTCAACCCGGCGCGCGCGAATGCGGGGTCGCGGATTACGTCCAGGGGCTGCTCTCCGCCTTCCCAGGCGCCGACGCCAATGCCGACGGCCGGGTGAGCGCCGCCGACCTCACCGCCGTCGGGCTCGCCACCGGCGGGTCCGATCCCAACGCCGACGCGAATGGCGACGGCGTGGTCGACGACGGCGACCGCGCGACGACGGTGGCCTCGCTCTTCGGCGGCCCGGTGCTCGCCGGCCCCCCGGCGTTCGCGGGGCGGCCGATCTTCGCCGGCGGGCCATTCAGCGATCGCAACCCGTACCCCGATGCCCGCACCGGCACGCCGTCGAACGACTTCCCGGCCAACGCCTTCGCCAGCGCGCTGCCGCTGAGCCGACTGCAGCGGCTGGCCTGGACCGTGCGCCTGCTCGGTGCCGACGCCGTCCCCGAGGTGCGCGACAACCCCCTGGCCCGGACGCTCGCCGACGTGGACCTGCGCGCCCGCTACCGCGATGGCCTGGCGCTGGTGGCGTCGATCAGCGCCGCCGACTACGGCGCGCCGTTCGCCCAGCTCGCCCCGGCCCAGCAGGACGCGGTGATCGCGAAGCTCAAGCGTCAACTGCGCCCGTTCTACGACCTGCTCGTCGACCACACGATCGAGGGCATGCTGTGCGCGCCCGAGTACGGCGGCAATCGCGACCTCGCCGGCTGGACGCTGGTCGGCTTCGATGGCGACAGCCAGCCGCTCGGCTACACCATCTTCGACGAGACGATCGGCGACTACCGCGAGCGTCCCGACAAGCCGAATTCGCGCCTCGATCCCGACGATCCGTGCAGCGGCTTCAGCCCCGGCATGACGCAGTTCCTGCGCGTCGTGCTGGTACAGCTCGCTGGCGCGACCGAATTCCCCACACCGTTCTGCTTCGACGAGTGA
- a CDS encoding GMC family oxidoreductase has product MGQSSAVPNVLGNTSLDRFDAVIVGSGAGGSAAAYVLTSAGKNALILEAGDNNFPGLDDPAPGMPVPRYGNDELKAAVRLFDRQDPILEPRTFRVTDAVAAQPNEDVNILNRTVGGTTVHADMKYPRFNDVDFRLASALSEAGRLPADASFIDWPLTYDELEPWYTEAERITGVAGIAGDDPFASWRSGPYPMPPSPEMYVGRLLSAAARQAGYTPFHYPAAINSRPYPAAPALQRPPCVNCGFCSGFGCPNNAKSSAAVTTLRAALLSGRCQLRFNCHVRRLLAAGRRVSAVEYVDPSGAVRTASGDHVILAASAMESVRLALLSDLALGDGPAYHLGRHMLFHYQTNGVGIFKQRIHGERGQAVTNGISDFRGVAEGGTALHPDGRPLAGIVEFGTSSEPISTAKSSKQALDVAANIPSIRNVTLKQLLVESPFHAHIAVMIVQAEDAPQATNRVDLDPDVRDVFGLPVVRLTYANHRFELDAAEFYKPKLVEIMRLAGAQFGFIDPSSGPPRSRHVLGGLRMGSTPDESVTDAYGRFHGFDNLHCMDGGVMPTGSGYNPTLTLIALALRAAAHIADPESPERRIGQGPL; this is encoded by the coding sequence ATGGGCCAGTCCTCCGCCGTCCCCAACGTGCTCGGCAACACCAGCCTCGACCGCTTCGACGCCGTGATCGTCGGCAGCGGCGCCGGCGGCTCCGCCGCCGCCTACGTGCTCACCAGCGCCGGCAAGAACGCGCTGATCCTCGAAGCCGGGGACAACAATTTTCCCGGCCTCGACGACCCGGCGCCCGGCATGCCGGTGCCGCGCTACGGCAACGACGAGCTGAAGGCGGCGGTCCGGCTGTTCGACCGCCAGGACCCGATCCTCGAGCCGCGCACCTTCCGCGTCACGGATGCCGTCGCCGCGCAGCCGAACGAGGACGTCAACATCCTCAACCGCACCGTCGGCGGCACCACCGTCCATGCCGACATGAAGTACCCGCGCTTCAACGACGTCGACTTCCGCCTCGCGTCGGCGCTCAGCGAGGCCGGGCGCCTGCCCGCCGACGCCAGCTTCATCGACTGGCCGTTGACCTACGACGAGCTCGAGCCCTGGTACACCGAGGCGGAACGCATCACCGGCGTCGCGGGGATCGCCGGCGACGATCCGTTCGCCTCGTGGCGCTCGGGGCCGTACCCGATGCCGCCGTCGCCGGAGATGTACGTCGGCCGGCTGCTCTCGGCGGCGGCGCGGCAGGCCGGTTACACGCCCTTCCACTATCCGGCGGCGATCAACTCCCGCCCCTATCCGGCGGCGCCGGCGCTGCAGCGGCCGCCCTGCGTCAACTGCGGCTTCTGCTCCGGCTTCGGCTGCCCGAACAACGCCAAGAGCTCGGCCGCGGTGACGACGCTGCGCGCCGCGCTGCTGAGCGGCCGCTGCCAGTTGCGTTTCAACTGCCACGTGCGCCGACTCCTCGCCGCGGGGCGCCGCGTCAGCGCCGTCGAGTACGTCGACCCCAGCGGCGCCGTCCGCACCGCCAGCGGCGACCACGTGATCCTCGCCGCCAGCGCGATGGAGAGCGTGCGCCTGGCGCTGCTCTCCGATCTCGCGCTGGGCGACGGGCCGGCCTACCACCTCGGCCGGCACATGCTCTTCCACTACCAGACCAACGGCGTCGGCATCTTCAAACAGCGCATCCACGGCGAGCGCGGCCAGGCGGTGACCAACGGCATCTCCGACTTCCGCGGCGTCGCCGAGGGCGGCACCGCCCTGCATCCGGACGGCCGGCCGCTGGCCGGCATCGTCGAGTTCGGCACGTCGTCGGAGCCGATCAGCACCGCCAAGTCGTCGAAGCAGGCGCTCGACGTCGCCGCGAACATCCCCAGCATCCGCAACGTGACCCTCAAGCAGCTCCTGGTCGAGAGCCCGTTCCACGCCCACATCGCGGTGATGATCGTCCAGGCCGAGGACGCCCCGCAGGCGACCAACCGGGTCGATCTCGACCCCGACGTGCGCGACGTCTTCGGCCTGCCGGTCGTGCGCCTGACCTACGCCAACCACCGCTTCGAGCTCGACGCGGCCGAGTTCTACAAACCGAAGCTGGTCGAGATCATGCGCCTCGCCGGCGCCCAGTTCGGCTTCATCGACCCGAGCAGCGGACCGCCGCGCAGCCGTCACGTCCTCGGTGGCCTGCGCATGGGCAGCACGCCGGACGAGTCCGTGACCGACGCCTACGGCCGCTTCCACGGCTTCGACAACCTCCACTGCATGGACGGCGGCGTCATGCCGACCGGTTCGGGCTACAACCCGACCCTCACCCTGATCGCCCTCGCCCTGCGCGCCGCCGCCCACATCGCCGATCCCGAGAGCCCCGAACGGCGCATCGGCCAGGGCCCGCTCTGA
- the hpnI gene encoding bacteriohopanetetrol glucosamine biosynthesis glycosyltransferase HpnI, producing MESLLSVGLLQFPIALGLVASAIFYVIEIWSARQFFRPRPVVHPLFQPPVTILKPLKGVDVELYENLATFCRQIYPEFEIICGVAAADDPAIEVVRRLQRDFPHVALSLVIDGRVYGTNYKVSNLHNMYRHARHDVIVLADSDIRVGPEYLTRVVEPLRDRRVGVSTCLYRAVNTGGLPTLIESLFINTDFANLVMLARKVEKASYAFGATIAMRREVLDEIGGFLPIANLLADDYEIGYRAFQRGYVNELSTEVVDTVLSVGSWRRLYDHQVRWARTYRVNRPGGYFGSILTHGTFWALLNVLLNGFSPLSCLASGGLLALRYTAAARMAWTHLKTDHGLAALALVAPKDLFVTAVWFAAFAGNTVVWSGHRFEVGSGGEMEDLTSSPAMAAPDEAEPHRQRA from the coding sequence ATGGAGTCACTGCTGAGTGTCGGGTTGCTGCAGTTTCCGATCGCACTCGGGCTGGTCGCCTCGGCCATCTTCTACGTCATCGAGATCTGGTCGGCGCGCCAGTTCTTCCGCCCCCGCCCCGTCGTCCACCCGCTGTTTCAGCCGCCGGTCACCATTCTCAAGCCGCTCAAGGGCGTCGACGTCGAGCTGTACGAGAACCTCGCCACCTTCTGCCGGCAGATCTACCCCGAGTTCGAGATCATCTGCGGTGTCGCCGCGGCGGACGACCCGGCGATCGAGGTGGTGCGCCGGCTGCAGCGCGACTTCCCCCACGTCGCCCTCAGCCTGGTGATCGATGGCCGCGTCTACGGCACCAATTACAAGGTCTCCAACCTCCACAACATGTATCGCCACGCCAGGCACGACGTCATCGTGCTCGCCGACAGCGACATCCGGGTCGGACCCGAGTACCTGACGCGCGTCGTCGAACCGCTGCGCGACCGCCGGGTCGGCGTCTCCACCTGCCTCTACCGGGCCGTCAACACCGGCGGCCTGCCGACGCTGATCGAGTCGCTGTTCATCAACACCGACTTCGCCAACCTGGTCATGCTGGCGCGCAAGGTGGAAAAGGCGAGCTACGCCTTCGGCGCCACGATCGCGATGCGTCGCGAGGTGCTGGACGAGATCGGCGGCTTCCTGCCGATCGCCAACCTGCTCGCCGACGACTACGAGATCGGCTACCGCGCCTTCCAGCGCGGCTACGTCAACGAGCTCAGCACCGAGGTCGTCGACACGGTGCTCTCGGTCGGGAGCTGGCGGCGGCTCTACGACCACCAGGTGCGCTGGGCGCGCACCTACCGGGTGAACCGCCCCGGCGGCTACTTCGGCAGCATCCTCACCCACGGCACCTTCTGGGCCCTGCTCAACGTCCTGCTCAACGGCTTCAGTCCGCTGAGCTGCCTGGCGAGCGGCGGCCTGCTGGCGTTGCGCTACACCGCCGCGGCGCGCATGGCGTGGACGCATCTCAAGACCGACCACGGCCTGGCGGCGCTGGCGTTGGTCGCACCCAAGGACCTGTTCGTCACGGCGGTCTGGTTCGCCGCCTTCGCCGGCAATACCGTGGTGTGGAGCGGACACCGTTTCGAGGTCGGCTCCGGCGGCGAGATGGAGGACCTGACGTCGAGCCCGGCGATGGCGGCGCCGGACGAGGCCGAGCCGCATCGCCAACGCGCGTAG
- a CDS encoding ABC transporter ATP-binding protein, giving the protein MSSDAALALAGVTFGYGAEAVVRDVSCAVARGEFVGVIGPNGSGKSTLLKLMSGYLRPWRGSVAIEGREAARLSRAALGRVVAVVPQDTAVTLPFTVMEMVLLGRTPHGSGFAFEGERDLAAARRAMERTETLALAGRRVTELSGGERQRVILARALAQEPRILLLDEPAAFLDIRHEVEMYDLLRDLQRAGMTVVSVLHDLNIAALYCDRLILLAGGAVAGDGTPAQVITYATLTAVYGTEVYVAMNDVTGAVNVLPLSREYRERLRREFG; this is encoded by the coding sequence GTGTCGAGTGACGCGGCGCTCGCCCTCGCGGGCGTGACCTTCGGCTACGGCGCCGAGGCGGTGGTGCGGGACGTCTCCTGCGCCGTGGCGCGGGGCGAATTCGTCGGCGTGATCGGGCCGAACGGTTCGGGCAAGTCGACGCTGCTCAAGCTGATGAGCGGCTACCTGCGGCCGTGGCGCGGCAGCGTGGCGATCGAGGGACGGGAGGCGGCGCGCCTGTCGCGCGCCGCCCTCGGGCGCGTCGTCGCCGTCGTGCCGCAGGACACTGCGGTGACGCTGCCGTTCACCGTCATGGAGATGGTGCTGCTGGGCCGCACGCCGCACGGCTCCGGCTTCGCCTTCGAGGGCGAGCGCGATCTGGCGGCGGCGCGGCGGGCGATGGAGCGAACCGAGACCCTGGCGCTGGCGGGACGTCGCGTCACCGAGCTGAGTGGCGGCGAGCGCCAGCGGGTGATCCTCGCCCGCGCCCTGGCGCAGGAGCCGCGCATCCTGCTGCTCGACGAGCCCGCCGCCTTCCTCGACATCCGCCACGAGGTCGAGATGTACGACCTGCTGCGCGACCTGCAGCGCGCCGGCATGACCGTGGTGAGCGTGCTGCACGACCTCAACATCGCCGCGCTGTACTGCGATCGGTTGATCCTGCTCGCCGGCGGCGCGGTGGCCGGCGACGGCACGCCGGCGCAGGTGATCACCTACGCGACGCTGACCGCCGTCTACGGCACCGAGGTCTACGTGGCGATGAACGACGTCACCGGGGCGGTGAACGTGCTGCCGCTCAGCCGCGAATACCGCGAGCGGTTGCGCAGAGAGTTCGGCTGA